A section of the Pogoniulus pusillus isolate bPogPus1 chromosome 3, bPogPus1.pri, whole genome shotgun sequence genome encodes:
- the LOC135193230 gene encoding T-cell activation Rho GTPase-activating protein-like, whose amino-acid sequence MGQLNCCRGSRDEPEPVQQSPPVPALPRPPLRERLTLALGRRMRLPWPFRQRETSATTVDVPRPSGCGGSGLLFGQPLAALCSQDGRMPQPIQDLLALLHQRGPSTEGIFRLAAGKRDLGALREALDSGQEVPLQSQPVHLLAATLKDFLRKIPSKLLEAELYQQWMGALHQSSRQARLAALKEVTSKLPQANLILLKSLLSLLHNISSNTDSSRMTARSLAICVGPNLLSPVEEPPLDMLPEVTSKVTELVELLIELQGELFAEEQVPGSDGPSAEEEPGTTEVPPLAPGRDPLKSSSEESSSPGSSQVHHDRRAASEEGCDEEPGRKKKKKLEGVGRPGQRRKSIRARRRRSPGSWKRLPKKCLLHVHHHGLSHHPSEAPYLVQPCSVSMLLNCF is encoded by the exons ATGGGCCAGCTGAACTGCTGCAGGGGCTCCAG ggatgaACCTGAGCCCGTGCAGCAGAGCCCACctgtcccagcactgcccaggccaccGCTCCGTGAGCGCCTGACGCTGGCTCTTGGAAGGAGAATGAGGCTGCCCTGGCCCTTTAGGCAAAGAGAGACCTCAGCCACCACTGTAGATGTGCCCAGACCATCGGGCTGTGGTGGCTCAGGTCTTCTCTTTggccagcccctggctgctctgtgcagccagGATGGCAGGATGCCCCAGCCCATCCAG gacctgctggctctgctccaccaGCGGGGGCCATCCACAGAAGGGATCTTCCGCCTGGCAGCTGGCAAGAGGGACTTAGGGGCCCTCCGGGAGGCCCTGGACAGCgggcaggaggtgcccctgcagagccagcccGTGCACCTGCTGGCTGCCACCCTGAAG GACTTTCTGcggaagatcccttccaagctgctggaggctgagctGTACCAGCAGTGGATGGGAGCCCTgcaccagagcagcaggcaggcgagGCTGGCGGCGCTGAAGGA GGTCACCAGCAAATTgccccaggccaacctcattcTCCTCAAGAGcttgctgtccctgctgcataACATCAGCAGCAACACGGACAGCAGCAGGATGACAGCCAGGAGCCTTGCCATCTGTGTTGGGCCAAACTTGCTGAGCCCAGTGGAGGAGCCACCCCTAGACATGCTACCGGAGGTGACAAGCAAG gtgacagagctggtggagctgctcattgagctgcagggagagctgtttgcagaggagcaggtgccTGGCTCAGATGGACCATCAGCTGAGGAAGAGCCAGGAACCACAGAG GTGCCTCCACTTGCTCCTGGAAGGGATCCCCTGAAGAGctcctctgaggagagcag ttctccaggctcttcacaaGTCCATCAtgacagaagagcagcctccgaggagggatgtgatgaggagccaggaaggaagaagaagaagaagctggAAGGAGTTGGCAGGCCtgggcagagaaggaaatccATACGggcaagaagaaggaggagccCAG gaagctggaagagacttccaaagaaATGTCTCCTTCATGTGCACCACCATGGCTTGTCACATCACCCTTCTGAGGCCCCCTACCTAGTGCAACCCTGCTCCGTCTCCATGCTTTTGAATTGTTTTTAG